Proteins found in one Methylobacterium sp. CB376 genomic segment:
- a CDS encoding carboxymuconolactone decarboxylase family protein: protein MTLDALLQSLPPYAKDVRLNFSSLGREETLTAQQRDGLLVACGLASRNPDLARALEAEAAPRLSPAALAAAKAAATVMAMNNVYYRFTHLASNPAYATRPAKLRMSSIGNPGVARADFELWSLAVSAINGCGRCIDAHEQVLREAGVGEEAIQAAVRVAAVVASLAVALESVRAAA, encoded by the coding sequence ATGACCCTCGACGCCCTGCTCCAGAGCCTCCCGCCCTACGCCAAGGACGTGCGGCTCAACTTCTCCAGCCTCGGCCGCGAGGAGACGCTGACGGCCCAGCAGCGCGACGGGCTCCTCGTCGCCTGCGGGCTCGCGAGCCGCAACCCGGACCTGGCCCGCGCCCTGGAGGCGGAGGCGGCGCCGCGCCTCTCCCCGGCGGCGCTCGCGGCCGCCAAGGCCGCCGCCACCGTGATGGCGATGAACAACGTCTACTACCGCTTCACCCACCTCGCCTCGAACCCGGCCTACGCGACGCGGCCGGCGAAGCTGCGCATGAGCAGCATCGGCAATCCGGGCGTCGCGCGGGCGGATTTCGAGCTGTGGTCGCTGGCGGTCTCGGCGATCAACGGCTGCGGGCGCTGCATCGACGCGCACGAGCAGGTGCTGCGCGAGGCGGGGGTTGGCGAGGAGGCGATCCAGGCCGCCGTGCGCGTCGCCGCGGTCGTCGCCTCGCTGGCGGTCGCCCTGGAGAGCGTCCGCGCCGCCGCCTGA
- the nifA gene encoding nif-specific transcriptional activator NifA produces the protein MERYDSDFLPTRIDAAYAMVERVVPARLAQSQPQPPRPAPQAPRARAAPPSPPPSPAPSPAASPSPAPRPAARGTSPEVALIGIYEISKVLTAARRLEVTLANVVNILSSMLSMHHGMIVILDREGGPDIVSSTGWTPQVAHHIRARVPQKAIDQIVATATPLVVQDVAADPLFAGHLDLFEDAGKATVSFIGVPIKADSRVLGTLSIDRIWDGSARFRFDEDTRFLTMVANLVGQAVRLHNTVAQDRDQLIAKTHRLEKALAESSATSSSVGIIGESQKVKRLVAMTEVAARSNTTVLLRGESGTGKELFARAIHDLSPRKGKPFVRVNCAALAESVLESELFGHEKGAFTGAVGTRQGRFELAHGGTLFLDEIGEVSATFQAKLLRVLQEGEFERVGGNRTLRVDVRLVFATNRNLEEAVAKGDFRADLYYRINVVSLLLPPLRERQGDIPDLARAFLSRYNAENKSKLAFAQTALDVLQKCYFPGNVRELENCVRRTATLAAGEVITARDFACVSGQCLSAVLWKGSTQKPAGAALVAAPAAAIPVPMSPDASPPAAEGEPPAACPGAETCPVVRPRPTEREQLLQAMERAGWVQAKAARLLKITPRQIGYALRKHGIDIKRI, from the coding sequence ATGGAGCGGTACGACTCGGATTTCCTCCCCACCCGGATCGACGCGGCCTACGCGATGGTGGAGCGCGTCGTCCCGGCGCGGCTCGCGCAAAGCCAGCCGCAACCGCCGCGGCCCGCGCCGCAGGCGCCGAGAGCGCGGGCCGCCCCGCCGAGCCCGCCCCCATCCCCCGCGCCGAGCCCCGCCGCGAGCCCGTCCCCGGCGCCCCGCCCGGCCGCGCGGGGCACCTCGCCCGAGGTGGCGCTGATCGGCATCTACGAGATCTCCAAGGTGCTGACCGCGGCGCGGCGCCTCGAAGTCACCCTCGCCAACGTGGTCAACATCCTGTCCTCGATGCTGAGCATGCATCACGGCATGATCGTCATCCTCGACCGGGAGGGCGGGCCGGACATCGTCTCCAGCACCGGCTGGACGCCGCAGGTCGCCCACCACATCCGGGCGCGGGTGCCCCAGAAGGCGATCGACCAGATCGTCGCCACCGCGACCCCGCTGGTGGTGCAGGACGTCGCCGCCGACCCGCTCTTCGCGGGCCATCTCGACCTGTTCGAGGATGCCGGCAAGGCCACGGTCTCGTTCATCGGCGTGCCGATCAAGGCGGATTCGCGCGTCCTCGGCACGCTCTCGATCGACCGGATCTGGGACGGCAGCGCGCGCTTCCGCTTCGACGAGGACACGCGCTTCCTCACCATGGTGGCCAACCTCGTCGGCCAAGCGGTCCGGCTGCACAACACGGTGGCGCAGGACCGCGACCAGCTCATCGCCAAGACCCACCGGCTGGAGAAGGCGCTCGCCGAATCGAGCGCGACCTCCTCGTCGGTCGGCATCATCGGCGAGAGCCAGAAGGTGAAGCGCCTCGTCGCGATGACGGAGGTCGCGGCGCGCTCCAACACCACGGTCCTGCTGCGCGGCGAGAGCGGCACCGGCAAGGAACTCTTCGCGCGCGCCATCCACGACCTCTCGCCCCGCAAGGGCAAGCCCTTCGTGCGGGTGAACTGCGCGGCGCTCGCCGAGAGCGTGCTCGAATCCGAGCTGTTCGGCCACGAGAAGGGGGCCTTCACGGGCGCGGTCGGGACGCGCCAGGGCCGGTTCGAACTCGCCCATGGCGGGACGCTCTTCCTCGACGAGATCGGCGAGGTGAGCGCCACCTTCCAGGCCAAGCTGCTGCGCGTCCTGCAGGAGGGGGAGTTCGAGCGCGTGGGCGGCAACCGCACCCTGCGCGTCGACGTGCGGCTGGTCTTCGCGACCAACCGCAACCTGGAGGAGGCGGTCGCCAAGGGCGATTTCCGCGCCGACCTCTACTATCGCATCAACGTGGTGTCGCTGCTGCTGCCGCCCCTGCGCGAGCGCCAGGGCGACATCCCGGACCTCGCGAGGGCCTTCCTCTCCCGCTACAATGCCGAGAACAAGTCGAAGCTCGCCTTCGCGCAGACCGCGCTCGACGTGCTGCAGAAGTGCTACTTTCCCGGCAACGTGCGCGAACTTGAGAATTGCGTCCGGCGCACGGCCACGTTGGCGGCCGGCGAGGTGATCACCGCGCGGGACTTCGCCTGCGTGAGCGGGCAGTGCCTCTCGGCGGTGCTCTGGAAGGGCAGCACGCAGAAGCCCGCGGGCGCGGCCCTGGTCGCCGCTCCGGCGGCCGCGATCCCGGTGCCGATGAGCCCGGACGCGTCGCCCCCGGCGGCCGAGGGCGAGCCGCCCGCCGCCTGCCCGGGCGCGGAGACCTGCCCGGTCGTGCGGCCGCGCCCGACCGAGCGGGAGCAGCTGCTGCAGGCGATGGAGCGCGCCGGCTGGGTGCAGGCCAAGGCCGCCCGCCTCCTCAAGATCACGCCCCGCCAGATCGGCTACGCCCTGCGCAAGCACGGCATCGACATCAAGCGGATCTGA
- the modD gene encoding ModD protein — MSSLWWSDALIDRWLAEDVPHGDLTTRALGIGERPARMRFSLRAAGTVCGTEAALALVRRAGGEGAVRAASGSRVPAGGVLLDATGPAGALHESWKVAQTLIEALSGIATATAAIVDAARAVAPAIAVVTTRKTLPGAKGPMIAAIRAGGAEPHRLGLSETLLVFPEHRAFLPDPVAALTALRRAAPEKAIVVEVTGLEEARALLAAGPDILQCEKLPPETVAAVKALARAAGGVTRVAAAGGVTAANAAAYAAAGADILVTSAPYWAKPADVKVAIEAA; from the coding sequence ATGAGCAGCCTGTGGTGGTCCGATGCCCTGATCGATCGCTGGCTCGCGGAGGACGTGCCCCACGGCGACCTGACCACGCGCGCACTCGGCATCGGCGAGCGCCCGGCGCGGATGCGCTTCAGCCTGCGGGCGGCCGGGACGGTCTGCGGCACGGAGGCCGCCCTGGCGCTCGTGCGGCGGGCCGGCGGCGAGGGCGCGGTGCGGGCGGCCTCCGGCAGCCGCGTGCCGGCGGGCGGCGTCCTCCTCGACGCGACCGGCCCGGCGGGGGCGCTCCACGAGAGCTGGAAGGTGGCCCAGACCCTGATCGAGGCCCTGTCCGGGATCGCCACCGCCACGGCCGCGATCGTGGACGCGGCCCGGGCGGTGGCGCCCGCCATCGCCGTGGTGACGACGCGCAAGACCCTGCCGGGCGCCAAGGGGCCGATGATCGCGGCGATCCGGGCGGGCGGGGCCGAGCCGCACCGGCTCGGCCTGTCCGAGACCCTGCTGGTCTTCCCCGAGCACCGCGCCTTCCTGCCCGACCCGGTCGCCGCGCTGACGGCCCTTCGCCGCGCCGCGCCCGAGAAGGCGATCGTGGTCGAGGTCACCGGCCTGGAGGAGGCGCGCGCGCTCCTGGCCGCGGGGCCCGACATCCTGCAATGCGAGAAGCTGCCGCCCGAGACGGTCGCCGCCGTCAAGGCCCTCGCCCGGGCGGCGGGCGGCGTGACCCGGGTCGCGGCGGCGGGGGGCGTGACCGCCGCGAACGCCGCCGCCTACGCGGCAGCGGGCGCCGACATCCTGGTCACCTCCGCGCCCTACTGGGCGAAGCCGGCGGACGTGAAGGTCGCGATCGAGGCGGCCTAG
- the gcvP gene encoding aminomethyl-transferring glycine dehydrogenase, producing MAAYDPYDFANRRHIGPTLGEMAEMLARVGAPSLEALIDETLPDDIRQSEPIEFGRPLTERRAMERMRAVADKNRLLVSLIGQGYHGTTMPPAIQRNIFENPAWYTAYSPYQPEISQGRLEALLNFQTMVCDLTALDIANASLLDEATAAAEAMGMAQRVATAKADAFFVDRDCLPQTIAVLRTRAAPLGWRIVVGDPFRDLDPRAVFGALFQYPGVNGAVHDFAGPIAALHAAGAIAVVAADPLALTLLRAPGEMGADIAVGSMQRYGVPMGYGGPHAAYMATRDAYKRALPGRIVGVSVDARGRRAYRLALQTREQHIRREKATSNICTSQVLLAVVASMYAVYHGPEGLKAIAQRVHRDAVRLADGLARLGFTVEPETFFDTVTVAVGPFQGMILRSAVENGVNLRRIGEDRIGITVDERTRPDIIQAVWRAFGGTDLVYDEAWPAPRLPAGLLRTSPYLTHPIFHMNRAESEMTRYMRRLADRDLALDRTMIPLGSCTMKLNATAEMLPISWPEFAEIHPFAPADQARGYAELIEDLSAKLCAVTGYDAISMQPNSGAQGEYAGLLAIRGYHLARGEGHRTVCLIPSSAHGTNPASAQMCGMSVVVVAADPQGNIDVDDFRRKAAEHADRLAACMITYPSTHGVFEARVREICDIVHAHGGQVYLDGANLNALVGLARPGDIGADVSHLNLHKTFCIPHGGGGPGMGPIGVKAHLIPYLPSDPRSGEAGAVSAAPFGSASILPISWSYCLMMGGRGLTQATRVAILNANYIAKRLEGAYAIVYAGANGRVAHECIVDIRPFQKSAGITVEDVAKRLIDCGFHPPTMSWPVAGTLMIEPTESETKAEIDRFCDAMLSIREEIRAIEEGRADRANNPLKQAPHTVQDLIGPWERPYSREAACFPAGSLGMDKYWPPVNRVDNAYGDRHLVCSCPPVESYAEAAE from the coding sequence ATGGCCGCCTACGACCCCTACGACTTCGCCAACCGCCGCCACATCGGCCCGACGCTCGGCGAGATGGCCGAGATGCTGGCCCGCGTCGGCGCGCCGAGCCTGGAGGCGCTGATCGACGAGACGCTGCCGGACGACATCCGCCAGAGCGAGCCGATCGAGTTCGGCCGGCCGCTCACCGAGCGCCGCGCCATGGAGCGGATGCGCGCGGTCGCCGACAAGAACCGGCTGCTCGTCTCGCTGATCGGCCAGGGCTACCACGGCACCACGATGCCGCCCGCGATCCAGCGCAACATCTTCGAGAACCCGGCCTGGTACACGGCCTACTCGCCCTACCAGCCGGAGATCAGCCAGGGCCGCCTGGAGGCGCTGCTGAACTTCCAGACCATGGTCTGCGACCTCACCGCCCTCGACATCGCCAACGCCTCGCTCCTCGACGAGGCGACCGCGGCCGCGGAGGCGATGGGCATGGCCCAGCGGGTCGCCACCGCCAAGGCCGACGCCTTCTTCGTCGACCGGGATTGCCTGCCCCAGACCATCGCGGTGCTGCGCACCCGGGCGGCGCCCCTCGGCTGGCGCATCGTCGTGGGCGACCCCTTCCGCGACCTCGATCCGCGCGCGGTGTTCGGCGCGCTGTTCCAGTATCCGGGCGTGAACGGCGCCGTCCACGACTTCGCCGGCCCGATCGCCGCCCTGCACGCGGCCGGGGCCATCGCGGTGGTGGCGGCCGACCCCCTGGCGCTGACGCTCCTGCGGGCGCCGGGCGAGATGGGCGCCGACATCGCCGTCGGCTCGATGCAGCGCTACGGCGTGCCGATGGGCTACGGGGGCCCGCACGCCGCCTACATGGCGACCCGCGACGCCTACAAGCGGGCGCTGCCGGGCCGCATCGTCGGCGTCTCGGTCGATGCGCGCGGGCGGCGCGCCTACCGCCTCGCCCTCCAGACCCGCGAGCAGCACATCCGCCGCGAGAAGGCGACCTCGAACATCTGCACCAGCCAGGTGCTGCTCGCCGTCGTCGCCTCGATGTACGCGGTCTATCACGGGCCCGAGGGACTGAAGGCGATCGCCCAGCGCGTCCACCGCGACGCGGTGCGCCTCGCGGACGGGCTCGCGCGCCTCGGCTTCACGGTCGAGCCGGAGACGTTCTTCGACACCGTGACGGTGGCGGTCGGCCCCTTCCAGGGCATGATCCTGCGCAGCGCCGTCGAGAACGGGGTCAACCTGCGCCGGATCGGCGAGGACCGCATCGGCATCACGGTCGACGAGCGCACGCGGCCGGACATTATCCAGGCGGTGTGGCGCGCCTTCGGCGGCACGGACCTCGTCTACGACGAGGCCTGGCCCGCCCCGCGCCTGCCCGCCGGGCTCCTGCGGACCTCGCCCTACCTCACCCACCCGATCTTCCACATGAACCGGGCCGAGAGCGAGATGACGCGCTACATGCGCCGCCTCGCCGACCGCGATCTGGCGCTCGACCGCACCATGATCCCGCTCGGCTCCTGCACGATGAAGCTCAACGCCACGGCCGAGATGCTGCCGATCTCCTGGCCGGAATTCGCCGAGATCCACCCCTTCGCGCCCGCCGACCAAGCCCGGGGCTATGCCGAGCTGATCGAGGATCTCTCGGCCAAGCTCTGCGCCGTCACCGGCTACGACGCGATCTCGATGCAGCCGAATTCGGGCGCGCAGGGCGAGTATGCGGGGCTCCTCGCCATCCGCGGCTACCACCTCGCCCGCGGCGAGGGCCACCGCACGGTCTGCCTGATCCCCTCCTCGGCCCACGGCACCAACCCGGCCTCGGCGCAGATGTGCGGGATGAGCGTGGTCGTGGTCGCGGCCGACCCGCAGGGCAACATCGACGTGGACGATTTCCGCCGCAAGGCGGCCGAGCATGCCGACCGGCTCGCCGCCTGCATGATCACCTATCCGTCGACCCACGGGGTGTTCGAGGCCCGGGTGCGGGAGATCTGCGACATCGTCCACGCCCATGGCGGCCAGGTCTACCTCGACGGCGCCAACCTCAACGCCCTCGTGGGGCTCGCCCGGCCGGGGGACATCGGGGCGGATGTGAGCCACCTCAACCTGCACAAGACGTTCTGCATCCCGCACGGCGGCGGCGGCCCCGGCATGGGCCCGATCGGCGTCAAGGCGCACCTGATCCCCTACCTCCCGTCCGATCCGCGCAGCGGCGAGGCGGGCGCGGTCTCGGCGGCGCCCTTCGGCTCGGCCTCGATCCTGCCGATCTCCTGGAGCTACTGCCTGATGATGGGCGGGCGCGGGCTCACCCAGGCGACGCGGGTGGCGATCCTCAACGCCAACTACATCGCCAAGCGGCTCGAAGGCGCCTACGCCATCGTGTACGCGGGCGCGAACGGCCGCGTGGCCCACGAGTGCATCGTGGACATCCGCCCCTTCCAGAAGAGCGCCGGGATCACCGTCGAGGACGTCGCCAAGCGCCTGATCGATTGCGGCTTCCACCCGCCGACGATGAGCTGGCCGGTGGCCGGCACGCTGATGATCGAGCCGACCGAATCCGAGACCAAGGCCGAGATCGACCGCTTCTGCGACGCGATGCTGTCGATCCGGGAGGAGATCCGGGCGATCGAGGAGGGCCGGGCCGACCGGGCGAACAACCCGCTGAAGCAGGCCCCCCACACCGTGCAGGACCTGATCGGCCCCTGGGAGCGGCCCTATTCCCGGGAGGCGGCCTGCTTCCCGGCCGGCTCCCTCGGCATGGACAAGTACTGGCCGCCGGTCAACCGCGTCGACAACGCCTACGGCGACCGCCACCTCGTGTGCAGCTGCCCGCCGGTGGAGTCCTACGCGGAGGCGGCCGAGTAG
- the nifH gene encoding nitrogenase iron protein codes for MAGLRQIAFYGKGGIGKSTTSQNTLAALVEMGQKILIVGCDPKADSTRLILNAKAQDTVLSLAAEAGSVEDLELEDVLKIGYRGIKCVESGGPEPGVGCAGRGVITSINFLEENGAYEDVDYVSYDVLGDVVCGGFAMPIRENKAQEIYIVMSGEMMALYAANNIAKGILKYAHSGGVRLGGLICNERQTDRELDLAEALAKRLNSQLIHFVPRDNIVQHAELRRQTVIEYAPASAQAAEYRKLAQKVHENGGKGTIPTPITMEELEQMLLDFGIMKTEEQQLAELAAKEAAKAAAAVH; via the coding sequence ATGGCTGGTCTGCGCCAAATCGCGTTCTACGGGAAAGGGGGGATCGGCAAGTCGACCACCTCCCAGAACACCCTCGCCGCCCTCGTCGAGATGGGTCAGAAGATCCTGATCGTCGGCTGCGATCCGAAAGCCGATTCCACGCGCCTCATCCTCAACGCGAAGGCGCAGGACACCGTTCTCAGCCTCGCGGCCGAGGCCGGGTCCGTCGAGGATCTCGAACTCGAGGACGTCCTCAAGATCGGCTACAGGGGCATCAAGTGCGTCGAGTCCGGCGGTCCCGAGCCGGGCGTCGGCTGCGCCGGCCGCGGCGTCATCACCTCGATCAACTTCCTGGAGGAGAACGGCGCCTACGAGGACGTCGACTACGTCTCCTACGACGTGCTCGGCGACGTGGTCTGCGGCGGCTTCGCCATGCCGATCCGCGAGAACAAGGCCCAGGAAATCTACATCGTCATGTCCGGCGAGATGATGGCGCTCTACGCGGCCAACAACATCGCCAAGGGCATCCTCAAATACGCCCATTCGGGCGGCGTGCGTCTGGGCGGGCTGATCTGCAACGAGCGCCAGACCGACCGCGAGCTCGACCTCGCCGAGGCCCTGGCCAAGCGCCTGAACTCGCAGCTGATCCACTTCGTGCCGCGCGACAACATCGTCCAGCACGCCGAGCTGCGCCGCCAGACGGTGATCGAGTACGCGCCGGCCTCCGCCCAGGCGGCCGAGTACCGCAAGCTCGCCCAGAAGGTCCACGAGAACGGCGGCAAGGGCACCATCCCGACCCCGATCACCATGGAAGAGCTGGAGCAGATGCTGCTCGACTTCGGGATCATGAAGACCGAGGAGCAGCAGCTCGCCGAGCTCGCCGCCAAGGAAGCCGCCAAGGCCGCGGCCGCCGTCCACTGA
- a CDS encoding peroxiredoxin — MLGIGDTLPAFEVVGVKPGFNHHQENGVSAFEALTRDSFPGKWKVIFFYPKDFTFVCPTEIAEFAKLAPDFEDRDAVVLGGSSDNEHVKLAWRRDHKDLDRLPIWSFADPKGSLIDGLGVRSPEGVAYRVTVVVDPANVIQHVYATNLNVGRAPKDTLRVLDALQTDELCPCNREVGGGVLKAA; from the coding sequence ATGCTCGGCATCGGTGACACGCTTCCCGCCTTCGAGGTCGTCGGGGTCAAGCCCGGCTTCAATCATCACCAGGAGAACGGGGTCTCGGCCTTCGAGGCCCTCACGCGGGACAGCTTCCCGGGCAAGTGGAAGGTGATCTTCTTCTACCCGAAGGATTTCACCTTCGTGTGCCCGACCGAGATCGCCGAATTCGCCAAGCTGGCGCCGGACTTCGAGGACCGCGACGCGGTGGTGCTGGGCGGATCGAGCGACAACGAGCACGTCAAGCTGGCCTGGCGGCGCGACCACAAGGATCTCGACCGGCTGCCGATCTGGTCCTTCGCGGATCCGAAGGGCAGCCTGATCGACGGGCTCGGCGTGCGCTCGCCCGAGGGCGTGGCCTATCGCGTCACCGTCGTGGTCGACCCCGCCAACGTGATCCAGCACGTCTACGCGACCAACCTCAATGTCGGGCGCGCGCCCAAGGACACGTTGCGCGTGCTCGACGCGCTGCAGACCGACGAGCTCTGCCCCTGCAACCGCGAGGTCGGCGGCGGCGTCCTCAAAGCCGCCTGA